In Pseudobythopirellula maris, a single window of DNA contains:
- a CDS encoding response regulator, whose protein sequence is MKRVLDVGNCDPDHRAITSFLTSNFDVTVDRARLPADTFEKLAAGDYHLVVINRKLDEDYSDGLEIIRQMKADERMSDVPVMLVTNLAEHQDAAEAAGALRGFGKLEYNDPSAVERVAAVLG, encoded by the coding sequence ATGAAACGCGTTCTTGATGTCGGCAACTGCGACCCCGACCACCGGGCGATCACCTCGTTCCTCACCAGCAACTTCGATGTGACCGTCGACCGCGCGAGGCTGCCGGCCGACACGTTCGAGAAGCTCGCCGCGGGCGATTACCACCTAGTGGTGATCAATCGCAAGCTCGACGAAGATTACTCTGACGGCCTGGAGATCATCCGCCAGATGAAGGCCGACGAGCGTATGAGCGACGTTCCGGTGATGCTCGTCACGAATCTCGCCGAACACCAAGACGCCGCCGAGGCGGCCGGCGCGCTGCGCGGTTTTGGCAAGCTCGAGTACAACGACCCCTCGGCGGTCGAGCGCGTCGCGGCGGTGCTCGGCTAG
- a CDS encoding bifunctional nuclease family protein, which produces MPVAMELSRIIISEINDQQVIYLKEQEGERTFPIVIGIFEATSIDRRVKHFEAPRPLTHDLLVGAIEALGGELQDVVISELREHTYYAKLRVRQEGELIEIDARPSDAIAVAVTCEPSLPIFVAEDVLNDVMHDAE; this is translated from the coding sequence ATGCCGGTCGCCATGGAGTTGTCGCGGATCATCATCAGCGAGATCAACGACCAGCAGGTGATCTACCTCAAGGAGCAGGAGGGCGAGCGGACTTTTCCGATCGTCATCGGCATCTTTGAGGCCACCAGCATCGACCGCCGCGTGAAGCACTTCGAGGCGCCGCGGCCGTTGACGCACGACCTGCTCGTGGGTGCGATCGAGGCCTTGGGCGGCGAGCTGCAAGACGTGGTGATCAGCGAGCTGCGCGAGCACACGTACTACGCCAAGCTCCGCGTGCGGCAGGAGGGCGAGCTGATTGAGATCGACGCCCGGCCTTCGGACGCGATCGCCGTGGCCGTCACCTGCGAGCCGTCGCTGCCGATCTTTGTCGCCGAAGACGTGCTGAACGACGTGATGCACGACGCGGAGTAA
- a CDS encoding prolyl oligopeptidase family serine peptidase, giving the protein MAIAFALTLAPANNALAASASNEQASGEAASASDTSGAEASDRPPVLGDGPLVLRDYWVTPSVGDYRRGPLHRDPIEAQLARGDWPEPGASGAEGRPGEWRRIETGPEGEIAGADLMGGYALATIESPDDRVVLLKAARHAAVCVEGAWHVGDPYARGDVDVPIRLAAGRNRLLFHLVGAGFSASLEPAGKNATLCAAGAVLPDLVRGETLTNGMASLTLVNASDQRLTDLELLATVVEDANEAQGEATSPVSHPVPSLESLARTPVRLRLPTIKPAEGMSEVRVRIDLVQARGARQDADNDDAEASARAVLATETVALRVAGAGEPIVRTFVSELDDSLQPYTVVPPAAPIAEGERPGVVLALHDAGQSSHAFAKLCTPKPWAYTVCPQGRGDYGFDWEDWAAADALEALDHFLANHETDERRVSVAGHGMGGHGAWLLGVTHPGRFAAVAPSAGWVSFRTYGGASLGGDPSTPMLDALTRGVAPGEVDRLLTNLERTAVAVVHGAEDRVVSPAESRYLRGRLGEFHPNFLYHEPPGVGHDAARTCELPAAVDLMRRARLDADPDQLDYTTLDPGAVGGSDWARIESQVEALTPSRVVLRRDPKGRSISGRTTNVARMSLDLSGLEGDGPVRVRIDGKTVPVPKTPGSGRLWLAQQDARGLPSPGEWRVYRPNSRLKHSGRSGGFKSVFDHRPLLVYGTRGTAEENRWAEAKARYDAQLFAYRGAGSLEVAPDVLFNPYGDRTRSVVLYGNADTNAAWRPLLGGSPVRVERGRVDVGPRPEMGDDLAVLMVRPRPGSRNACVAVVGGTGVVGMRMTNRLRYFWSGVAYPDLMIYGPETLVDGVGDVRAAGRFSNDWSVGPDIVWRDLAL; this is encoded by the coding sequence TTGGCGATCGCCTTCGCGTTGACCCTCGCCCCGGCGAACAACGCACTGGCCGCCTCGGCATCGAACGAGCAGGCCTCAGGCGAAGCAGCGAGCGCTTCCGACACGAGCGGCGCCGAAGCGAGCGATCGGCCTCCCGTGCTGGGCGACGGGCCGCTCGTGCTGCGGGACTATTGGGTCACCCCGTCGGTGGGCGACTACCGTCGCGGCCCGCTGCACCGCGACCCGATCGAGGCCCAACTCGCCCGCGGCGATTGGCCCGAGCCTGGCGCCAGCGGCGCGGAAGGCCGACCGGGCGAATGGCGACGGATCGAGACAGGACCCGAGGGCGAGATCGCCGGAGCCGACCTCATGGGGGGCTACGCCTTGGCGACGATCGAGTCGCCCGACGATCGGGTCGTGTTGCTCAAAGCGGCTCGCCACGCCGCCGTTTGTGTTGAGGGAGCGTGGCACGTGGGCGATCCGTACGCCCGCGGCGACGTCGACGTGCCGATTCGGCTCGCCGCCGGTCGCAACCGCTTGCTGTTCCACTTGGTGGGGGCGGGTTTCTCCGCGTCGCTCGAACCTGCTGGCAAGAACGCCACGCTCTGCGCCGCGGGCGCCGTTCTGCCCGATCTCGTTCGCGGCGAGACCCTCACCAACGGCATGGCGTCGCTCACGCTTGTGAACGCGAGCGACCAACGGCTCACCGACCTCGAGCTGCTGGCGACCGTGGTCGAGGACGCGAACGAAGCGCAAGGCGAGGCGACTTCCCCGGTGTCGCATCCCGTGCCGTCGCTCGAGTCGCTCGCGCGCACACCGGTGCGGCTACGGCTGCCGACGATCAAACCGGCCGAGGGCATGAGCGAGGTGCGAGTCCGGATCGACTTGGTCCAGGCCCGTGGCGCTCGGCAGGATGCCGACAACGACGACGCCGAGGCGTCCGCACGTGCGGTGCTCGCGACCGAAACGGTCGCTCTGCGCGTGGCGGGCGCCGGAGAGCCGATCGTGCGGACATTCGTCAGCGAACTCGATGACAGCCTGCAGCCTTACACGGTCGTGCCGCCCGCGGCGCCGATCGCCGAGGGCGAGCGGCCCGGTGTGGTCCTGGCGTTGCACGACGCCGGCCAGTCGAGCCACGCATTCGCCAAACTCTGCACGCCGAAGCCGTGGGCCTACACGGTCTGCCCGCAGGGCAGGGGGGACTACGGCTTCGACTGGGAAGATTGGGCCGCCGCCGACGCCCTCGAAGCGCTCGATCACTTCCTCGCCAATCACGAAACCGACGAGCGGCGGGTGAGCGTCGCCGGCCACGGCATGGGGGGGCACGGCGCCTGGCTCTTGGGTGTGACGCACCCCGGCCGGTTTGCGGCGGTGGCGCCATCGGCCGGCTGGGTCAGTTTTCGGACCTATGGCGGCGCGTCGTTGGGTGGCGACCCGTCGACGCCCATGCTCGACGCCCTCACCCGCGGGGTGGCGCCGGGCGAGGTCGATCGGTTGCTCACTAATTTGGAGCGAACGGCGGTGGCGGTGGTCCACGGCGCCGAGGACCGGGTCGTATCACCGGCCGAGAGCCGTTACTTGCGTGGCCGGCTGGGCGAGTTCCACCCGAATTTTCTTTACCACGAGCCGCCCGGCGTGGGTCACGACGCCGCCAGAACATGCGAACTGCCGGCGGCCGTCGACCTGATGCGGCGTGCTCGGCTCGACGCCGACCCCGACCAACTCGACTACACAACGCTCGACCCGGGCGCCGTTGGCGGAAGCGACTGGGCGCGGATCGAGTCGCAGGTCGAGGCCCTCACGCCGTCGCGCGTCGTGCTGCGTCGCGACCCGAAGGGTCGCAGCATCAGCGGCCGGACGACCAACGTCGCGCGGATGTCGCTCGACTTGAGCGGTCTGGAGGGCGACGGCCCGGTCCGCGTGCGGATCGATGGCAAGACGGTTCCGGTTCCCAAAACGCCCGGCTCGGGCCGATTGTGGCTCGCCCAGCAAGACGCCCGCGGCCTGCCGAGCCCCGGCGAGTGGCGGGTCTACCGACCGAATTCGCGGCTGAAGCACTCCGGACGCTCGGGCGGTTTTAAGTCGGTGTTCGACCACCGGCCGCTGCTGGTTTACGGCACCCGCGGCACGGCCGAGGAGAACCGTTGGGCCGAGGCCAAGGCTCGCTACGACGCCCAGCTGTTCGCCTACCGCGGAGCCGGCTCGCTGGAGGTGGCGCCCGACGTGCTTTTCAACCCGTACGGCGATCGCACTCGCAGCGTGGTGCTCTACGGCAACGCCGACACGAACGCCGCCTGGCGGCCGCTGTTGGGCGGCTCGCCGGTGCGGGTCGAGCGCGGCCGAGTCGACGTCGGCCCGCGGCCCGAAATGGGCGACGACCTCGCGGTGCTGATGGTCCGCCCCCGGCCGGGCAGCCGCAACGCGTGCGTTGCGGTCGTCGGCGGCACGGGCGTGGTCGGCATGCGGATGACGAACCGGCTGCGTTACTTCTGGTCAGGTGTCGCCTACCCCGACCTGATGATTTACGGACCCGAGACGCTGGTCGATGGCGTGGGCGACGTGCGGGCGGCCGGCCGTTTTTCGAACGACTGGAGTGTCGGCCCCGACATCGTCTGGCGCGACCTTGCCCTGTAG
- a CDS encoding valine--tRNA ligase, whose amino-acid sequence MTTTAIQDLPAHYDHHAAQRKWYAFWEEKGYFHPDPKVVLEGKKKPYSVVIPPPNVTGALHLGHALNNTLQDILCRRKRMQGFEVLWMPGTDHAGIATQAVVERRLLAEEGVSRHDLGREGLVDRIWEWKKQYEERITGQLKQLGASCDWRRQRFTLDDQCAKAVRETFFKLFADDKVYRGKRLVNWDTFLQTAVSDDEVFHEEVKGHFWHFKYPVIDPKAGEPKHVTIATTRPETMLGDTTVAVHPDPAAQLDKVEAELKEKLAAAPAKEKPPIEAQIEALADRRKTHLPQLEQLRDMAARGVMLELPLTGRQIPLIADEWAKPELGSGCVKITPAHDANDYEVWQRNESIGAINILKPDGTLADSVPEKYRGLTMPQARKAVVADLEAAGLHDPETDREDRLIDLAHSDRSKTAIEPYLADQWFIRMGDHYQTDDGLIFGHEGEQSDWNTEDRVRLGASLRPGLAQSAIEAVTSESVRIYPKRYSKTYIDWLSEKRDWPVGRQLWWGHRIPVWMKVLTSYKDGDEAASEVVELLTGIDKRLRLDGIDDLEWSCASRWDAEKSAQPTSICVRRDASGFAAELEKEGFVQDEEVLDTWFSSALWPFSTMGWPEETELLKAFYPTSCLVTSRDIITLWVARMVLMGDYLLGEVPFPEVYIHPKILDGFGETMSKSKGNGVDPLDVIDQFGADALRFGIAYLTTETQDVRMPVEFVCPHCGETLAQTKKNRVLPRIDCPKCSEPFRTQWAEKEEDLSLKRGLVTSERFELGRNFCNKLWNASRFALTNLEGYKPAAIGAADLKVEDRWLLSRLATVTGEVSTSLDEYRFADAARTLYDFAWNEFCSFYIEMTKARFGVDGPDKAVAQGVLAHGLDTLLRLLHPMTPFLTEEVWSLMGEVVPKRGLPAAERAGESVCMAPWPEVNEADRDPAIEQQFAVFQAVLGAVREVRQSQNISFKEPLEFAVRCDTATADRLTPMQPYFQQMAKATAVELGPEAEGAQIVSSKPVTGFSSAIEVRVDVAAHIDVDAERNRLEKERANLEKFTKSLAGKLSNEKFTANAPAEVVEAERTKLTEAEAQLATIAAALGKLG is encoded by the coding sequence ATGACCACGACCGCGATCCAAGACCTCCCCGCCCACTACGACCACCACGCCGCCCAGCGCAAGTGGTACGCCTTCTGGGAAGAGAAGGGCTACTTCCACCCCGACCCGAAGGTGGTGCTCGAAGGCAAGAAGAAGCCTTACTCGGTCGTGATCCCGCCGCCGAACGTGACCGGCGCCCTGCACCTGGGGCACGCGCTCAACAACACGCTGCAAGACATCCTCTGCCGCCGCAAGCGGATGCAGGGTTTCGAGGTGCTGTGGATGCCGGGCACCGACCACGCGGGGATCGCCACCCAGGCAGTGGTCGAGCGGCGGCTGCTCGCCGAGGAGGGCGTGTCACGCCACGACCTTGGACGTGAGGGCCTTGTCGATCGCATCTGGGAATGGAAAAAACAGTACGAGGAGCGGATCACCGGTCAGCTCAAGCAGTTGGGCGCCAGCTGCGACTGGCGGCGGCAGCGGTTCACGCTCGACGATCAATGCGCTAAAGCGGTGCGCGAGACCTTTTTCAAGCTCTTCGCCGACGACAAGGTCTACCGCGGCAAGCGGCTGGTGAACTGGGACACGTTCCTGCAGACCGCTGTCTCCGACGACGAGGTGTTTCACGAGGAAGTGAAGGGCCATTTCTGGCATTTTAAGTACCCGGTGATCGACCCCAAGGCGGGCGAGCCGAAGCACGTGACGATCGCCACGACACGGCCCGAGACGATGCTCGGCGACACGACTGTCGCCGTTCACCCCGACCCGGCCGCGCAGCTCGACAAGGTCGAGGCGGAGCTGAAGGAAAAACTGGCCGCCGCGCCGGCGAAGGAAAAACCGCCGATCGAGGCGCAGATCGAGGCGCTCGCCGATCGCCGCAAGACGCACCTGCCGCAACTTGAACAGTTGCGCGACATGGCCGCCCGCGGCGTGATGCTCGAACTGCCGCTCACAGGTCGCCAGATCCCCCTGATTGCCGACGAGTGGGCCAAACCCGAACTCGGCTCGGGCTGCGTGAAGATCACCCCCGCGCACGACGCGAACGACTACGAGGTTTGGCAACGCAATGAGTCGATCGGCGCCATCAACATCCTCAAGCCCGACGGCACGCTGGCCGACAGCGTCCCCGAAAAGTACCGCGGCCTGACGATGCCGCAGGCCCGCAAGGCGGTTGTTGCCGATCTTGAAGCGGCCGGCCTGCACGACCCGGAAACCGACCGCGAAGACCGGCTGATCGACCTCGCCCACTCCGACCGCTCAAAGACGGCGATCGAGCCGTATCTGGCTGACCAGTGGTTTATTCGAATGGGCGACCACTATCAGACTGACGACGGTTTGATATTCGGCCACGAAGGAGAACAAAGCGATTGGAATACGGAGGACCGTGTGCGGCTCGGGGCTTCACTTCGACCGGGGTTAGCTCAATCAGCTATCGAAGCAGTAACTTCGGAATCCGTTCGCATCTACCCGAAGCGGTACTCCAAGACTTACATCGATTGGCTAAGCGAAAAGCGCGACTGGCCGGTTGGACGTCAACTCTGGTGGGGTCACCGTATCCCCGTCTGGATGAAAGTTCTGACAAGCTACAAAGATGGAGATGAAGCCGCGAGTGAGGTTGTCGAATTGCTCACAGGCATCGACAAACGGCTTCGACTAGATGGAATTGATGATCTCGAATGGTCCTGTGCCTCCAGGTGGGACGCTGAGAAGTCTGCTCAACCAACCAGCATTTGTGTTCGTAGAGACGCTTCTGGATTCGCAGCAGAGCTAGAAAAAGAAGGCTTCGTTCAAGACGAAGAAGTCCTCGACACCTGGTTCTCCAGCGCCCTGTGGCCCTTCTCCACAATGGGCTGGCCCGAAGAGACGGAACTCCTCAAGGCGTTCTACCCCACGAGCTGCCTCGTCACGTCACGCGACATCATCACGCTGTGGGTCGCGCGGATGGTGCTGATGGGCGACTATTTGCTGGGGGAAGTTCCCTTCCCCGAGGTCTACATCCACCCGAAGATCTTGGACGGCTTCGGCGAGACGATGAGTAAGTCGAAGGGCAACGGCGTCGATCCCTTGGACGTGATCGATCAGTTCGGCGCTGATGCATTGAGGTTCGGCATCGCCTACCTCACGACCGAGACGCAAGACGTGCGGATGCCGGTCGAGTTCGTCTGCCCGCACTGTGGCGAGACGCTCGCCCAGACCAAGAAGAACCGCGTGCTGCCGCGGATCGATTGCCCCAAGTGCAGCGAGCCGTTCCGCACCCAATGGGCCGAGAAGGAAGAGGATCTCTCGCTCAAGCGCGGGCTGGTCACGAGCGAGCGGTTCGAGCTCGGCCGCAACTTCTGCAACAAGCTGTGGAACGCCTCGCGGTTCGCGCTCACCAACCTGGAGGGCTACAAGCCGGCCGCGATCGGCGCCGCCGACCTGAAGGTCGAAGACCGCTGGCTGCTGAGCCGGCTGGCGACGGTGACTGGCGAAGTTTCCACTTCGCTAGATGAATACCGCTTCGCCGACGCGGCGCGCACGCTGTACGACTTCGCTTGGAACGAGTTCTGCAGCTTCTATATCGAGATGACCAAGGCCCGGTTCGGAGTCGATGGCCCCGACAAGGCGGTCGCCCAGGGGGTGCTCGCGCACGGCCTCGACACGCTGCTGCGGTTGCTGCACCCGATGACGCCGTTCCTCACCGAGGAGGTTTGGAGCTTGATGGGCGAGGTCGTGCCGAAGCGCGGGCTGCCGGCCGCCGAGCGGGCGGGCGAGTCGGTCTGCATGGCCCCTTGGCCCGAGGTGAACGAGGCCGACCGCGACCCGGCGATCGAGCAGCAGTTCGCCGTGTTCCAGGCGGTGCTTGGCGCCGTGCGCGAGGTGCGGCAATCGCAAAACATATCGTTCAAGGAGCCGCTCGAATTTGCCGTGCGGTGCGACACGGCGACAGCAGATCGATTGACGCCGATGCAGCCCTACTTCCAGCAGATGGCCAAGGCGACAGCCGTGGAGCTGGGCCCCGAGGCCGAGGGCGCCCAGATCGTTTCGAGCAAGCCGGTCACCGGTTTCTCGTCAGCGATCGAGGTGCGGGTTGACGTGGCGGCCCACATCGATGTCGATGCCGAACGCAACCGATTGGAAAAGGAACGGGCGAACCTCGAAAAGTTCACCAAGAGCCTCGCCGGCAAGCTGTCGAACGAAAAATTCACGGCCAACGCCCCGGCCGAGGTGGTCGAGGCCGAGCGGACCAAGCTCACCGAGGCCGAGGCCCAGCTAGCGACCATCGCCGCGGCGCTCGGCAAGCTCGGCTGA
- a CDS encoding DM13 domain-containing protein, with protein MKNALILMAFALTMAVAAPVVAAPLAGWTAELDGLFHNVSGSLTVIDDDTLRVDDFTYDGGGIVVYFYLGAEDSGVAYNNGLEIGPQLKGTSFDGTEGPFEIDLPAGETIGDWNAVSVWCVTAGVSFGSGEFVPPVPEPATLLLASVALTPTVFGRRR; from the coding sequence ATGAAAAACGCTTTGATCCTGATGGCGTTCGCCCTCACGATGGCCGTGGCGGCGCCGGTCGTCGCCGCGCCGCTGGCCGGCTGGACGGCGGAACTCGACGGGCTCTTCCACAACGTCTCTGGCTCGCTCACCGTGATCGACGACGACACGCTGCGCGTCGACGATTTCACCTACGATGGCGGGGGGATTGTCGTTTACTTCTACCTCGGCGCCGAGGACTCCGGCGTCGCCTACAACAACGGCCTGGAGATCGGCCCCCAGCTCAAGGGGACGTCTTTCGACGGCACGGAGGGACCGTTCGAGATCGACCTACCGGCAGGCGAGACGATTGGCGACTGGAACGCCGTCTCGGTCTGGTGTGTGACTGCTGGGGTGAGCTTCGGCTCAGGCGAGTTTGTGCCGCCGGTTCCCGAACCGGCCACGCTGTTGCTGGCGAGCGTTGCCCTCACGCCGACGGTCTTCGGACGACGTCGCTAA
- a CDS encoding aspartate kinase has translation MSLVVQKFGGTSVADAEKIRAAARRALRAQQQGAQVVMVVSAMGKNTDLLVDLAGQVCDEPAAREMDMLLSTGEQVSVALVAMAIHDLGGKAVSLTGGQIGVKTDSSHGKARIQSISTERMQRLLNEGNIVIAAGFQGVDEDLNITTLGRGGSDTSAVALAAVLGADMCEIYTDVDGVFTTDPRVEPSARKMSHVSHDEMLELASLGAGVMHSRSIEFGKKFCVPIHVRNSGVFTDDPGTIIGPLTESSERPVSGAALTKSEARITVAGVPDRPGSSLALFERMAGENIAVDMIVQNAGDGGRADISFTVLEVDLKRALAAVHEAAETLGCESVSHDDTVSKVSVVGIGMATQAGVADRMFRALAEAGINIQAITTSSIKVSCLVGRDRGAEALRVAHGEFELDKAPEGRATFDDCLHAAKRVQGADAAAVVARLSAMEDLTVHGCGLDDSQALVTLSAVPDTPGIAADIFEAVAAHGIVVDMIVQSVGRDGKTAVAFTVPAADVQRAGEVAAEIVARFGGASSVDPGVAILTVTGVGIRSHTGVGSRMFRALTDAGINVELISTSEVQVSVVVEGAKGPAGLKAMEKAFADVIG, from the coding sequence ATGTCCCTCGTAGTCCAGAAGTTCGGCGGCACCAGCGTCGCCGATGCCGAAAAGATCCGCGCCGCCGCCCGCCGCGCCCTCCGCGCCCAGCAGCAGGGCGCCCAGGTGGTCATGGTTGTGAGCGCCATGGGCAAGAACACCGACCTCTTGGTCGACCTCGCCGGCCAGGTGTGCGACGAGCCCGCCGCCCGCGAGATGGACATGCTCCTCTCCACCGGCGAGCAGGTCTCGGTCGCCTTGGTGGCGATGGCGATCCACGACCTCGGCGGCAAGGCGGTGAGTCTCACCGGCGGGCAGATCGGCGTGAAGACCGACAGCTCGCACGGCAAGGCCCGCATCCAGTCGATCAGCACCGAGCGTATGCAGCGGCTGCTGAACGAGGGCAACATCGTCATCGCCGCCGGCTTCCAAGGCGTCGACGAAGACCTGAACATCACGACGCTCGGCCGCGGCGGCAGCGACACCTCGGCCGTCGCGTTGGCGGCCGTGTTGGGCGCCGACATGTGCGAGATCTACACCGACGTGGACGGAGTGTTCACGACCGACCCGCGCGTCGAGCCGTCGGCCCGCAAGATGAGCCACGTGTCGCACGACGAGATGCTCGAGCTGGCGAGCCTCGGAGCCGGGGTGATGCACAGCCGCTCGATCGAGTTCGGCAAGAAATTCTGCGTGCCGATCCACGTGCGCAACAGCGGCGTGTTCACCGACGATCCCGGCACGATCATCGGCCCGCTGACCGAGTCGTCCGAGCGGCCCGTGAGCGGCGCGGCGCTCACCAAGAGCGAGGCCCGCATCACCGTGGCGGGCGTGCCCGACCGGCCCGGCTCGAGCCTTGCGCTGTTCGAGCGGATGGCGGGAGAGAACATCGCGGTCGACATGATCGTGCAGAACGCCGGCGACGGCGGGCGGGCCGACATCTCCTTCACCGTGTTGGAAGTCGATCTCAAGCGGGCGCTCGCCGCGGTCCACGAGGCGGCCGAAACGCTCGGCTGCGAGTCGGTCTCGCACGACGACACCGTGAGCAAGGTCTCGGTCGTCGGCATCGGCATGGCCACACAGGCGGGTGTCGCCGATCGCATGTTCCGCGCCCTGGCCGAGGCGGGCATCAACATCCAGGCGATCACCACCAGCTCGATCAAGGTCTCTTGCCTGGTGGGCCGCGACCGCGGCGCCGAGGCGCTGCGCGTGGCGCACGGCGAGTTCGAGCTCGACAAGGCGCCCGAGGGCCGGGCCACCTTTGACGACTGCCTGCACGCCGCCAAGCGGGTCCAGGGCGCCGACGCCGCCGCGGTGGTCGCCCGCCTCTCGGCGATGGAAGACCTCACGGTCCACGGCTGCGGGCTCGACGACTCGCAGGCGCTGGTCACCCTGTCGGCCGTGCCCGACACGCCCGGCATCGCGGCCGACATCTTCGAGGCGGTCGCCGCCCACGGCATCGTGGTCGACATGATCGTCCAGAGCGTGGGACGCGACGGCAAGACGGCGGTGGCCTTCACCGTCCCGGCGGCCGACGTTCAACGCGCCGGCGAGGTCGCCGCCGAGATCGTTGCCCGCTTTGGCGGCGCTTCGAGCGTCGACCCCGGCGTGGCGATCCTCACCGTCACGGGCGTCGGCATCCGCAGCCACACCGGCGTCGGATCTCGCATGTTCCGCGCCCTGACCGACGCCGGCATCAACGTCGAATTGATCAGCACCAGCGAGGTGCAGGTGAGCGTGGTCGTCGAGGGCGCCAAGGGCCCGGCCGGCCTCAAGGCGATGGAAAAGGCGTTCGCCGACGTGATCGGCTGA
- a CDS encoding TrmH family RNA methyltransferase: MTDREHIRHRPPRTLDRPRELLLVCSPMRSAVNLSRIARAAGCCGVTRIIATGRAKLDPKIARDAAETIALEVKRSLPPVLKQLRTEGYHLVGLEQTSDSHDLHEYRFERKTALVIGSEREGLSDDVLPLLHAAVEIPVWGLPHSYNAATATCMALYEYCRQFPSG, from the coding sequence TTGACCGATCGAGAACACATCCGCCACCGCCCGCCGCGCACGCTCGACCGGCCGCGGGAGCTGCTGCTCGTCTGCTCGCCGATGCGCAGCGCTGTGAACCTGTCGCGGATCGCGCGGGCCGCCGGCTGCTGCGGCGTGACACGCATCATCGCCACGGGCCGGGCGAAACTCGACCCGAAGATCGCCCGCGACGCGGCCGAGACGATCGCGCTCGAGGTGAAGCGTTCGCTGCCGCCGGTCCTCAAGCAGCTCCGCACGGAGGGCTACCACTTGGTCGGTCTCGAGCAGACAAGCGATTCGCACGACCTGCACGAGTACCGCTTCGAGCGCAAGACCGCGCTGGTCATCGGCAGCGAGCGCGAGGGGCTCTCCGACGACGTTCTGCCGCTGCTGCACGCGGCGGTCGAGATCCCCGTGTGGGGCCTGCCGCACAGCTACAACGCCGCGACGGCGACCTGCATGGCGCTCTACGAGTACTGCCGGCAGTTTCCCAGCGGCTAG